TCGCCGCGCACATGTAACTGTTTTCGCTGCTAAAACGCCTTCCCTGTGGAAGGCGTTTTTCTTTGCGCGTTATATCAGCACTTCGCTGTAGCGGTCGCGGTAGTCTTTCGGCGTGCTGTCGTACTCTTTGCGGAAGACGGAATAGAAATATTGCAACGACGGGTAGCCGCACATTTGTGAAATCTCGTTGATCGAGAGTGACGTTGAAATCAGCAGGCTGCGCGCTTTTTCCAGTTTCTCCGCGTGGATCACCGCGTGGATAGTTTCCCCCACTTCCTCTTTAAAGCGCTTCTCCAGATTGGAACGTGAAATACCAACAGCATCCAGCACCTGATCGACCTTGATCCCCTTGCAGGCATGATTACGGATGTAGTGCATCGCCTGGATGACCGCCGGATCGTTCAGCGACCGGTAATCAGTCGAACGTCGTTCCACCACCCGCACCGGCGGCACCAGTAGTCGCTGAAGCGGCAGGGTTTCGCTATCCAGCAGACGATGCAGTAATTTTGCCGCCTGATAGCCCATCTGCCGCGTACCCTGCGCCACCGACGAGAGCGCGACGCGTGAGAGATAACGGGTCAGCTCTTCATTATCGATGCCAATGACGCACAACTTTTCCGGCACCGGAATATGCAGATGGTCGCACACTTGCAGCACGTGGCGGGCGCGGGCGTCGGTAACGGCAATGATGCCGGTTTGCGGCGGGAGCGTTTGTAGCCAGTCGGCGAGCCGGTTCTGTGCGTGCTGCCAGTTTTCTGGCGCGGTGGTCAGCCCCTGATAGACCACACCGCGGTATTTCTCCTGCGCGACAAGCCGGCAAAAAGCATATTCACGTTCAGCAGCCCAGCGTTTACCGCTGGAAACGGGCAGGCCGTAAAAAGCAAAACGGTGTACACCTTTCTCTTTCAAATGCAGGAATGCGCTCTCAACCAGCGCGTGATTGTCGGTGGCGATGTAATGGACCGCAGGGTAGCTTTCTGGCGTGTGATAGGAGCCGCCAACGCCGACGATCGGAACGTCAACATCGGCCAGTACCTGTTCTATTTCTGGGTCGTCGTAATCGGCAATAACACCGTCGCCAACCCACTCTTTAATGTTTTCAATGCGCGCGCGGAAATCTTCCTCGATAAAGATGTCCCACTCGGATTGCGACGCCTGCAAATACTCGCCGACGCCCTCGACAACCTGGCGGTCATAGGCTTTATTCGCATTAAATAACAGCGTGATGCGATGGCGTTTTTCAAACATGTCTCTATGATTCCTGGCTTTCGACCTGTTCTGATTATCATATTCAGGACACTGCCGGATAAAAAAGATCCGGCAGTGTGATCGCGCCTGTATTCACTCCTTTCAGGCCCGGCGTTTGGTCGCGGAATCCATCCACACCGCCAGCAGTAAAATCGCACCTTTGACGATGTATTGCCAGAAGGTGGGCACATCCATCATGCTCATGCCGTTATCCAGCGAAGCCATAATAAACGCCCCCATTACGGCACCCGCAACGCTACCGATCCCGCCTGCGAGGCTGGTGCCGCCAATGACACAAGCAGCAATGGCGTCCAGCTCGGCGATATTCCCGGCCGAAGGCGAACCCGCGCCGAGGCGTGAACTGAGGATTAACCCGGCGATAGCCACCATCAAACCATTGATGGCGAATACCGCCAGCTTGGTTCGCTCAACGTTGATACCGGAAAGCCGGGCAGCTTCCAGATTGCCGCCGATGGCGTAAATCCGGCGGCCAAACGCGGTTCGCGTAGCCATAAACATCCCGGCCAGCAGCAGAA
Above is a genomic segment from Kosakonia radicincitans DSM 16656 containing:
- the xylR gene encoding D-xylose utilization transcriptional activator XylR (D-xylose enhances binding of XylR to the xyl promoter and activates transcription.), which produces MFEKRHRITLLFNANKAYDRQVVEGVGEYLQASQSEWDIFIEEDFRARIENIKEWVGDGVIADYDDPEIEQVLADVDVPIVGVGGSYHTPESYPAVHYIATDNHALVESAFLHLKEKGVHRFAFYGLPVSSGKRWAAEREYAFCRLVAQEKYRGVVYQGLTTAPENWQHAQNRLADWLQTLPPQTGIIAVTDARARHVLQVCDHLHIPVPEKLCVIGIDNEELTRYLSRVALSSVAQGTRQMGYQAAKLLHRLLDSETLPLQRLLVPPVRVVERRSTDYRSLNDPAVIQAMHYIRNHACKGIKVDQVLDAVGISRSNLEKRFKEEVGETIHAVIHAEKLEKARSLLISTSLSINEISQMCGYPSLQYFYSVFRKEYDSTPKDYRDRYSEVLI